In Micrococcus luteus NCTC 2665, a single window of DNA contains:
- a CDS encoding DivIVA domain-containing protein: protein MALSWEDVVNKQFQPTKFREGYDQTEVDDFLDEIVAEFKRLIALNEQLESENAELRAGGAAPAADTPEAAETPSPVEEPAPAAAPEAADAAATSAAGVLAMAQRLHDEHVAAGEQRSTELVAEAEATAARLVSDAEEQKARTLEALAEERAGLEGEVEQLRSFETDYRSRLTSYIEGQLREIRAQKRVEPPTPTA from the coding sequence ATGGCGCTGTCCTGGGAAGACGTGGTCAACAAGCAGTTCCAGCCCACGAAGTTCCGCGAGGGCTACGACCAGACCGAGGTGGATGACTTCCTCGACGAGATCGTGGCGGAGTTCAAGCGCCTGATCGCCCTCAACGAGCAGCTCGAGTCCGAGAATGCGGAGCTGCGCGCCGGCGGCGCCGCCCCGGCTGCAGACACCCCGGAGGCCGCCGAGACGCCGTCCCCCGTCGAGGAGCCGGCCCCGGCCGCCGCCCCCGAGGCCGCCGACGCGGCCGCGACCTCCGCCGCCGGCGTCCTGGCCATGGCCCAGCGTCTGCATGACGAGCACGTCGCCGCAGGCGAGCAGCGCAGCACCGAGCTCGTCGCCGAGGCCGAGGCCACCGCGGCCCGGCTCGTCAGCGACGCCGAGGAGCAGAAGGCCCGCACGCTCGAGGCCCTGGCCGAGGAGAGGGCCGGCCTGGAGGGCGAGGTCGAGCAGCTGCGCAGCTTCGAGACCGACTACCGCAGCCGCCTCACCTCCTACATCGAGGGCCAGCTGCGCGAGATCCGCGCCCAGAAGCGCGTCGAGCCCCCCACGCCCACGGCGTGA
- a CDS encoding polyphenol oxidase family protein codes for MTAAGGPAGTARVPAGPFVHRETVRTATGAVHVAWTSVAAGNLALHVVPPDEAEGPARVSAARRALERVMGVPEGATLYLDQVHSADVVWADGPGRGGAPAPVADAAVSRDGSRPLAVMVADCLPVVVVDETTGATAVAHAGRRGLLDGVLEATVDRLLSLRPETDRTGPGLRAWIGPGVCGRCYEVPAAMRGEAAARLPATAATTSWGTPALDLPAGAAQVLRARGVATATIDVCTREDERLFSHRRAPGEGRFAGLVWHTDPDATTPRGEA; via the coding sequence GTGACGGCCGCGGGGGGGCCGGCCGGGACCGCACGGGTCCCCGCCGGCCCCTTCGTGCACCGCGAGACCGTCCGCACGGCGACGGGCGCCGTGCACGTGGCCTGGACGTCCGTGGCCGCCGGCAACCTCGCGCTGCACGTGGTCCCGCCGGACGAGGCCGAGGGGCCCGCTCGCGTCAGCGCCGCCCGTCGCGCCCTGGAGCGCGTGATGGGGGTCCCCGAGGGCGCCACGCTCTATCTGGACCAGGTGCACTCGGCCGACGTCGTGTGGGCGGACGGACCCGGGCGCGGCGGTGCCCCGGCCCCCGTGGCCGACGCCGCCGTGAGCCGCGACGGGTCCCGGCCGCTGGCCGTCATGGTGGCCGACTGCCTCCCCGTGGTCGTCGTCGACGAGACGACCGGCGCGACCGCCGTGGCCCACGCCGGGCGGCGCGGGCTGCTGGACGGCGTCCTGGAGGCGACCGTCGATCGGCTGCTCTCCCTGCGCCCGGAGACCGACCGGACCGGTCCCGGCCTGCGCGCCTGGATCGGCCCCGGCGTGTGCGGCCGCTGCTACGAGGTGCCCGCCGCCATGCGCGGCGAGGCCGCCGCCCGCCTCCCGGCGACCGCGGCCACCACGTCCTGGGGCACCCCCGCCCTCGACCTGCCTGCCGGCGCCGCACAGGTCCTCCGCGCCCGCGGGGTGGCCACCGCGACGATCGACGTGTGCACGCGCGAGGACGAACGCCTGTTCTCGCACCGCCGGGCGCCCGGTGAGGGCAGGTTCGCCGGCCTCGTCTGGCACACCGACCCCGACGCCACCACCCCGAGAGGAGAGGCATGA
- the dnaE gene encoding DNA polymerase III subunit alpha: MTVSADARPDAVKDGGFVHLHTHTEYSMLDGAAKLDDLFAEAQRLGMDSLAITDHGYLFGAYDFWSKAKAAGVKPIIGLEAYVAPGQQHRTDKEKTRWGEPHQRGDDVSGGGAYTHMTLLSETTEGMHNLFRMGSIASLDSVYAKWPRLDRELLSQYSKGLIATTGCPSGEVQTRLRLGQYREAMQAASDFRDIFGKDNYYCEIMHHGLDIERRVVTDLRRLAKDLGLPFVATNDLHYTHEHDAKAHEALLALQSGSKLNEPSYDQGGSRFAFSGTEYYLKSPRQMRELFAELPEACDNTLLIAERCEVEFDTKANYMPVFPTPEGEDETSWLIKEVASGLAYRYPDGVPDHVRKQADYELDVIISMGFPGYFLVVADFINWAKENGIRVGPGRGSGAGSMVAYALRITDLDPLKHGLIFERFLNPDRVSMPDFDVDFDDRRRSEVIDYVTRKYGDERVTMIVTYGTIKTKQALKDSARVMDQPFSMGESLTKALPPAVMAKDIPLKDIEDPAAPRYGEAAPFRELIATDPVAKEVFETAKGLEGLKRQWGVHAAGVIMSSVPVIDVIPIMRRLQDGQVITQFDYPMAESLGLIKMDFLGLRNLTIISDAIENVKANQGVDLDLETLDVDDPAAYELLARGDTLGVFQLDGGPMRSLLKMMRPDNFEDISATIALYRPGPMGANSHTNYALRKNGQQEITPIHPELEEPLREILDTTYGLIVYQEQVMAIAQKVAGYSLGQADILRRAMGKKKKSELDKQYEAFHQGMLDRGYSEAAVKALWDILLPFSDYAFNKAHSAAYGLVSYWTAYLKAHYPAEYMAALLTSVGDDKDKLAMYLNECRHMGITVLPPDVNESHLTFTPVGRDIRFGMGAVRNVGANVVKGMVQGREDGGSYTGFGDFLAKVPLVVCNKRTIESMIKAGAFDSLGYARRALLAVHEEAVDATVAQKRKEDHGEFTFDLFAPGGGDEDDSDAADGVAVPDLPEWAKKEKLAFEREMLGLYVSDHPLQGLDGVLAQHADVQISRVLDDDGPADGAIVTIAGLITTLERRIAKSSGNAYARCEIEDLGGSMDVMFFGQVYAPIAMMLAEDLVVAVKGRVQRRDDGSVSLSAMELTIPELSDGPGGPVRITLPAFKATEQVMGQLADVLRTHEGSSEVRLSLVGQRATQEFQLGPQFRVSPNPALFGDLKILLGPACLG, from the coding sequence ATGACCGTGTCCGCCGACGCCCGCCCCGACGCCGTGAAGGACGGCGGCTTCGTCCACCTGCACACGCACACCGAGTACTCCATGCTCGACGGCGCCGCGAAGCTGGACGACCTGTTCGCCGAGGCCCAGCGGCTGGGCATGGACTCGCTGGCCATCACGGACCACGGCTACCTCTTCGGCGCCTACGACTTCTGGTCCAAGGCGAAGGCGGCGGGCGTCAAGCCGATCATCGGGCTCGAGGCCTACGTGGCCCCCGGGCAGCAGCACCGCACGGACAAGGAGAAGACCCGCTGGGGCGAGCCCCACCAGCGGGGGGACGACGTGTCCGGCGGCGGTGCCTACACGCACATGACGCTGCTGAGCGAGACCACCGAGGGGATGCACAACCTGTTCCGGATGGGCTCGATCGCCTCGCTGGACTCGGTGTACGCCAAGTGGCCGCGGCTGGACCGGGAGCTGCTGAGCCAGTACTCGAAGGGCCTGATCGCCACCACGGGCTGCCCCTCGGGCGAGGTGCAGACGCGCCTGCGCCTGGGCCAGTACCGGGAGGCGATGCAGGCGGCCTCGGACTTCCGGGACATCTTCGGCAAGGACAACTACTACTGCGAGATCATGCACCACGGCCTCGACATCGAGCGCCGGGTGGTGACGGACCTGCGTCGGCTCGCCAAGGACCTGGGCCTGCCGTTCGTGGCCACGAACGACCTGCACTACACGCACGAGCACGACGCCAAGGCGCACGAGGCGCTGCTGGCCCTGCAGTCGGGCTCGAAGCTCAACGAGCCCAGCTACGACCAGGGCGGCTCCCGCTTCGCGTTCTCCGGCACCGAGTACTACCTGAAGTCCCCGCGGCAGATGCGCGAGCTGTTCGCGGAGCTGCCCGAGGCCTGCGACAACACGCTGCTGATCGCCGAGCGGTGCGAGGTCGAGTTCGACACGAAGGCCAACTACATGCCGGTCTTCCCCACGCCGGAGGGTGAGGACGAGACCAGCTGGCTCATCAAGGAGGTCGCCTCCGGTCTGGCCTACCGCTACCCGGACGGCGTGCCGGACCACGTGCGCAAGCAGGCGGACTACGAGCTGGACGTCATCATCTCGATGGGCTTCCCCGGGTACTTCCTCGTCGTGGCCGACTTCATCAACTGGGCCAAGGAGAACGGCATCCGGGTGGGCCCGGGCCGCGGCTCCGGCGCCGGGTCGATGGTGGCGTACGCGCTGCGCATCACGGACCTGGATCCGCTCAAGCACGGGCTGATCTTCGAGCGGTTCCTCAACCCGGACCGCGTGTCCATGCCCGACTTCGACGTCGACTTCGACGACCGCCGTCGCTCCGAGGTGATCGACTACGTCACCCGCAAGTACGGCGACGAGCGCGTCACCATGATCGTCACGTACGGCACCATCAAGACCAAGCAGGCCCTGAAGGACTCGGCCCGCGTGATGGACCAGCCCTTCTCGATGGGCGAGTCCCTCACCAAGGCGCTGCCGCCGGCGGTGATGGCCAAGGACATCCCGCTCAAGGACATCGAGGACCCCGCGGCCCCGCGCTACGGGGAGGCCGCGCCCTTCCGCGAGCTGATCGCGACGGACCCGGTGGCGAAGGAGGTCTTCGAGACCGCCAAGGGTCTCGAGGGTCTGAAGCGGCAGTGGGGCGTGCACGCGGCCGGCGTGATCATGTCCTCGGTGCCGGTGATCGACGTCATCCCGATCATGCGTCGTCTCCAGGACGGCCAGGTCATCACCCAGTTCGACTACCCGATGGCGGAGTCCCTGGGCCTGATCAAGATGGACTTCCTGGGGCTGCGCAACCTCACGATCATCTCGGACGCGATCGAGAACGTGAAGGCGAACCAGGGCGTGGACCTGGACCTGGAGACCCTCGACGTGGACGACCCGGCGGCCTACGAGCTGCTGGCCCGCGGCGACACCCTCGGCGTGTTCCAGCTCGACGGCGGGCCCATGCGTTCGCTGCTGAAGATGATGCGCCCGGACAACTTCGAGGACATCTCGGCGACCATCGCCCTGTACCGCCCCGGCCCCATGGGCGCGAACTCCCACACCAACTACGCGCTGCGCAAGAACGGGCAGCAGGAGATCACCCCGATCCACCCCGAGCTGGAGGAGCCGCTGCGGGAGATCCTGGACACCACCTACGGCCTGATCGTGTATCAGGAGCAGGTCATGGCGATCGCCCAGAAGGTGGCGGGCTACTCGCTCGGCCAGGCCGACATCCTGCGCCGCGCGATGGGCAAGAAGAAGAAGTCGGAGCTGGACAAGCAGTACGAGGCGTTCCACCAGGGCATGCTGGACCGCGGCTACTCGGAGGCCGCGGTGAAGGCCCTGTGGGACATCCTGCTGCCCTTCTCGGACTACGCGTTCAACAAGGCGCACTCGGCCGCCTACGGCCTGGTCTCCTACTGGACGGCCTACCTCAAGGCGCACTACCCGGCGGAGTACATGGCGGCGCTGCTCACCTCGGTGGGCGACGACAAGGACAAGCTGGCCATGTACCTCAACGAGTGCCGCCACATGGGCATCACGGTGCTGCCCCCGGATGTGAACGAGTCCCACCTGACCTTCACCCCCGTCGGCCGGGACATCCGCTTCGGCATGGGCGCCGTCCGCAACGTGGGCGCCAACGTGGTCAAGGGCATGGTCCAGGGGCGCGAGGACGGGGGTTCGTACACGGGCTTCGGCGACTTTCTGGCGAAGGTGCCGCTCGTGGTGTGCAACAAGCGCACCATCGAGTCCATGATCAAGGCCGGCGCCTTCGACTCCCTCGGCTACGCCCGCCGCGCCCTGCTGGCCGTGCACGAGGAGGCCGTGGACGCCACCGTGGCGCAGAAGCGCAAGGAGGACCACGGCGAGTTCACCTTCGACCTGTTCGCGCCCGGCGGCGGCGACGAGGACGACTCCGACGCCGCGGACGGCGTCGCCGTCCCGGACCTGCCGGAGTGGGCCAAGAAGGAGAAGCTCGCGTTCGAGCGCGAGATGCTGGGCCTGTACGTGTCCGACCATCCGCTGCAGGGCCTCGACGGCGTCCTGGCCCAGCACGCCGACGTCCAGATCAGCCGCGTCCTCGACGACGACGGGCCCGCGGACGGCGCGATCGTCACCATCGCGGGCCTGATCACCACGCTGGAGCGCCGCATCGCCAAATCCTCGGGCAACGCGTACGCGCGCTGCGAGATCGAGGACCTCGGCGGCTCGATGGACGTCATGTTCTTCGGCCAGGTGTACGCGCCCATTGCGATGATGCTGGCCGAGGACCTCGTCGTCGCCGTCAAGGGCAGGGTGCAGCGCCGGGACGACGGGTCGGTGTCCCTGTCCGCGATGGAGCTGACCATCCCGGAGCTCTCGGACGGCCCCGGCGGCCCCGTGCGGATCACGCTGCCCGCGTTCAAGGCCACGGAGCAGGTCATGGGCCAGCTGGCGGACGTGCTGCGCACCCACGAGGGCTCCTCGGAGGTGCGGCTGTCCCTGGTGGGCCAGCGTGCCACGCAGGAGTTCCAGCTGGGCCCGCAGTTCCGGGTGAGCCCGAACCCGGCGCTGTTCGGGGACCTCAAGATCCTGCTGGGTCCGGCCTGCCTCGGCTGA
- a CDS encoding YggT family protein, which produces MQLLLALAYIALTVVLAALTVRIVLDVTQSFARHWRPTGAALVLASGVYGATDPLLRPVRRAVPPVNLGGIGLDVAFLIVFLGVVLLRVLVLSLAGVA; this is translated from the coding sequence ATGCAGCTGCTCCTCGCCCTCGCCTACATCGCCCTGACGGTGGTGCTCGCGGCGCTGACCGTGCGGATCGTCCTGGACGTCACCCAGTCGTTCGCCCGCCACTGGCGCCCCACCGGGGCGGCCCTCGTGCTGGCCAGCGGCGTGTACGGGGCCACCGATCCATTGCTGCGCCCCGTGCGTCGTGCCGTGCCGCCGGTGAACCTGGGCGGCATCGGCCTGGACGTGGCCTTCCTCATCGTGTTCCTCGGCGTCGTGCTGCTGCGGGTCCTGGTGCTGAGCCTGGCCGGCGTGGCCTGA
- a CDS encoding YggS family pyridoxal phosphate-dependent enzyme translates to MTAPATAGPTPTDPRTREIADALAAVRARLADAARDAGREAEPALVVVTKTHPAEDVVRLAALGVTDVGENRDQEARPKAEAVAAALGADAPRWHFVGQLQTNKAKYVVRYASVVESVDRPELAEALSRALLLRREREPEAAIPDLECLVQVDVDDRADEDRPEGIGPRGGARPEDVPALTDAIAGLPGLRLGGLMCVAPRGLDPEDAFRRLAALGAHLRQTHPEATALSMGMSADLEAAVRAGATQVRIGSDVLGARDAVG, encoded by the coding sequence ATGACCGCCCCCGCCACCGCCGGGCCGACCCCGACGGACCCCCGCACCCGGGAGATCGCCGACGCGCTCGCCGCGGTGCGCGCCCGCCTCGCCGACGCCGCGCGGGACGCCGGGCGCGAGGCGGAGCCCGCGCTCGTCGTCGTGACCAAGACCCACCCCGCCGAGGACGTCGTGCGCCTCGCCGCCCTCGGCGTGACCGACGTGGGGGAGAACCGCGACCAGGAGGCCCGGCCCAAGGCCGAGGCCGTCGCCGCGGCCCTGGGGGCGGACGCCCCGCGCTGGCACTTCGTGGGCCAGCTGCAGACCAACAAGGCCAAGTACGTGGTGCGCTACGCGTCCGTGGTGGAGTCGGTGGACCGACCCGAACTGGCCGAGGCGCTCTCGCGAGCGCTCCTGCTGCGGCGCGAGCGCGAGCCCGAGGCCGCGATCCCCGACCTGGAGTGCCTCGTGCAGGTGGACGTCGACGACCGCGCCGACGAGGACCGCCCCGAGGGGATCGGCCCGCGCGGCGGCGCCCGCCCCGAGGACGTCCCCGCCCTCACGGACGCCATCGCAGGCCTGCCGGGCCTGCGGCTGGGCGGGCTGATGTGCGTGGCACCGCGCGGCCTGGACCCGGAGGACGCGTTCCGCCGCCTCGCCGCACTCGGCGCGCACCTGCGGCAGACGCATCCGGAGGCCACCGCACTGTCCATGGGGATGAGCGCGGACCTCGAGGCGGCCGTGCGCGCCGGGGCGACACAGGTGCGCATCGGCTCCGACGTTCTGGGGGCGCGGGACGCGGTGGGCTAA
- the lspA gene encoding signal peptidase II, which translates to MLTALVVAVLAYALDQLTKYAVESTMQLGDSVAVIPGVLRWHYILNPGAAFSIGEDHTWVFTVIQAVVAVAALVGIARVRSTPWALALGGLAGGVLGNLTDRLFRPPAFGRGHVVDMISVPHFAIFNVADSFIVCSVIGVALLVMTGRRLDGTREA; encoded by the coding sequence GTGCTCACCGCCCTCGTCGTGGCGGTGCTGGCCTACGCCCTCGACCAGCTGACCAAGTACGCGGTCGAGAGCACGATGCAGCTGGGGGACTCCGTCGCGGTGATCCCCGGGGTGCTGCGCTGGCACTACATCCTGAACCCGGGCGCGGCGTTCTCCATCGGCGAGGACCACACCTGGGTGTTCACCGTCATCCAAGCCGTGGTGGCGGTGGCCGCCCTCGTGGGGATCGCCCGCGTGCGCTCGACGCCGTGGGCCCTGGCGCTGGGCGGGCTCGCCGGCGGCGTGCTCGGCAACCTCACGGACCGGCTGTTCCGGCCCCCGGCGTTCGGGCGCGGCCACGTGGTCGACATGATCTCCGTCCCGCATTTCGCGATCTTCAACGTGGCGGACTCGTTCATCGTCTGCTCCGTCATCGGCGTCGCCCTGCTCGTGATGACCGGCCGCCGCCTGGACGGCACACGGGAGGCGTGA
- the ftsZ gene encoding cell division protein FtsZ, with the protein MAAPQNYLAVIKVVGIGGGGVNAVNRMIEVGLRGVEFIAINTDAQALLMSDADVKLDVGRELTRGLGAGANPEVGRQAAEDHAEEIEEVLRGADMVFVTAGEGGGTGTGGAPVVARIARSLGALTIGVVTRPFTFEGRRRAGSAEAGIDALRDEVDTLIVIPNDRLLSISDRNVSVMDAFRQADQVLLSGVQGITDLITTPGLINLDFADVKSVMQGAGSALMGIGHAQGEDRAVKAAELAIASPLLEASVDGAYGVLLSIQGGSDLGLFEINEAARLVQEVAHPEANIIFGAVIDDALGDEVRVTVIAAGFDKVDVTSAPAAPQAAQQQAAPQRAAAPAQPQPVPAQPQQAERPAVRGTVPLAPQEQQPRRQQDLPTVVEPDLGAGSSDLDVPDFLK; encoded by the coding sequence GTGGCTGCACCCCAGAACTACCTGGCCGTCATCAAGGTCGTCGGCATCGGCGGCGGCGGCGTGAACGCCGTGAACCGCATGATCGAGGTGGGGCTCCGCGGCGTGGAGTTCATCGCCATCAACACGGACGCCCAGGCGCTGCTGATGTCGGACGCGGACGTGAAGCTGGACGTGGGCCGCGAGCTCACCCGTGGACTCGGCGCGGGCGCGAACCCCGAGGTGGGCCGCCAGGCCGCCGAGGACCACGCGGAGGAGATCGAGGAGGTCCTGCGGGGCGCGGACATGGTGTTCGTGACCGCGGGCGAGGGCGGCGGCACCGGCACGGGCGGGGCGCCCGTCGTGGCCCGCATCGCGCGCTCGCTCGGCGCCCTGACCATCGGCGTCGTGACCCGTCCGTTCACGTTCGAGGGCCGCCGTCGCGCCGGCTCCGCCGAGGCAGGCATCGACGCCCTGCGGGACGAGGTCGACACCCTCATCGTGATCCCGAACGACCGCCTGCTGTCCATCTCGGACCGCAACGTCTCGGTCATGGACGCCTTCCGGCAGGCGGACCAGGTGCTCCTCTCCGGCGTCCAGGGCATCACCGACCTGATCACCACCCCGGGCCTGATCAACCTCGACTTCGCGGACGTGAAGTCCGTGATGCAGGGCGCGGGCTCCGCGCTCATGGGCATCGGCCACGCGCAGGGCGAGGACCGCGCCGTCAAGGCGGCCGAGCTGGCGATCGCCTCGCCGCTGCTCGAGGCCTCCGTCGACGGCGCGTACGGCGTGCTGCTCTCCATCCAGGGCGGCTCCGACCTCGGCCTCTTCGAGATCAACGAGGCCGCGCGCCTCGTCCAGGAGGTCGCCCACCCGGAGGCCAACATCATCTTCGGCGCGGTCATCGACGACGCCCTCGGCGACGAGGTGCGCGTGACCGTGATCGCCGCGGGCTTCGACAAGGTGGACGTCACCTCCGCCCCGGCCGCCCCGCAGGCCGCGCAGCAGCAGGCGGCCCCGCAGCGGGCCGCGGCCCCCGCGCAGCCGCAGCCCGTCCCCGCCCAGCCGCAGCAGGCCGAGCGCCCCGCCGTGCGCGGCACCGTGCCGCTGGCCCCGCAGGAGCAGCAGCCGCGCCGCCAGCAGGACCTGCCCACCGTGGTGGAGCCGGACCTCGGCGCCGGGTCCTCGGACCTGGACGTCCCGGACTTCCTCAAGTGA
- a CDS encoding cell division protein FtsQ/DivIB, with protein MVRFPGRTARRRRAMRWGVAAAVLAVLTALGWVVFFSPVLAVDRVEVTGTRHVSATDVQERLEPVYGVPLSCVGAGRVGELVGGLPGVAEVQAVPRLPTGLEVVVREHEARARRDGGDGVQLLLADGTVLTGVPEERLEGEDLPAFSEELPQRAQEERAEVAEVLAALPESVADRVETADSRGPGQVRLALEGGVTLVWGDAQDAGLKGSVAEAFLADERHGSAEGGVAEIDVSVPTRPITR; from the coding sequence GTGGTCCGATTCCCGGGCCGCACCGCGCGCCGGCGCCGCGCTATGCGCTGGGGTGTGGCGGCCGCGGTGCTCGCGGTGCTGACCGCCCTGGGCTGGGTCGTGTTCTTCTCGCCCGTGCTCGCGGTGGACCGCGTCGAGGTCACCGGCACCCGCCATGTCTCCGCCACCGACGTCCAGGAGCGCCTGGAGCCCGTGTACGGCGTGCCGCTGTCCTGCGTCGGCGCCGGCCGTGTGGGCGAGCTGGTCGGTGGTCTGCCCGGAGTGGCCGAGGTCCAGGCCGTGCCCCGCCTGCCCACCGGCCTGGAGGTCGTGGTCCGGGAGCACGAGGCACGGGCCCGGCGGGATGGCGGCGACGGCGTGCAGCTGCTGCTCGCGGACGGCACCGTCCTGACGGGAGTGCCGGAGGAACGGCTCGAGGGCGAGGACCTCCCCGCGTTCTCCGAGGAGCTGCCGCAGCGGGCGCAGGAGGAGCGCGCCGAGGTGGCCGAGGTGCTGGCCGCCCTGCCGGAGTCCGTGGCGGATCGTGTCGAGACGGCCGACTCCCGGGGCCCGGGCCAGGTCCGTCTGGCGCTCGAGGGCGGGGTGACCCTGGTCTGGGGCGACGCGCAGGATGCGGGCCTCAAGGGGTCCGTGGCCGAGGCGTTCCTGGCGGACGAGCGGCACGGGTCCGCGGAGGGTGGCGTCGCCGAGATCGACGTCTCCGTGCCCACGCGCCCGATCACGCGCTGA
- the sepF gene encoding cell division protein SepF gives MAGALKKTMIYLGLADGDEYDEQPRAAEREAAPRHEVVEARRPAEPDTDPHMEAVRPAAVRDPEPAERPEPVTPSGSTAAEPVEPRRPARPEPVDPGYRAPVTPIKRAAASSAEGASVHTLSTVHPRSYNDAKAIGESFRSGVPVIMNVTDLGENEAKRLVDFAAGLVFGLHGSISRITSKVFLLTPATVDVVGAEQGESSVADSPFDGD, from the coding sequence ATGGCTGGCGCCCTGAAGAAGACGATGATCTACCTCGGCTTGGCCGACGGCGACGAGTACGACGAGCAGCCGCGTGCCGCCGAGCGGGAGGCCGCGCCCCGACACGAGGTCGTCGAGGCGCGCCGCCCCGCGGAGCCGGACACCGACCCCCACATGGAGGCCGTCCGCCCGGCTGCGGTCCGCGATCCCGAGCCGGCCGAGCGGCCGGAGCCCGTGACCCCGTCCGGCTCCACCGCGGCCGAGCCCGTCGAACCCCGGCGTCCGGCGCGTCCCGAGCCGGTCGACCCGGGCTACCGGGCCCCGGTGACCCCCATCAAGCGAGCCGCAGCGTCGTCTGCCGAAGGAGCCTCCGTGCACACCCTGTCCACCGTCCACCCCCGCTCCTACAACGACGCGAAGGCGATCGGCGAGTCCTTCCGCTCCGGCGTCCCCGTGATCATGAACGTGACCGACCTCGGTGAGAACGAGGCCAAGCGCCTCGTGGACTTCGCGGCCGGCCTCGTCTTCGGCCTGCACGGCTCGATCTCCCGCATCACCAGCAAGGTGTTCCTGCTGACCCCGGCCACCGTGGACGTCGTCGGCGCCGAGCAGGGCGAGTCCAGCGTAGCCGACTCCCCGTTCGACGGCGACTGA
- a CDS encoding RluA family pseudouridine synthase — protein sequence MGMRPGLTERLQVAEAEAGRRVDAVLADAFGVSRSLLADWFSRGLVRAESRSGRRDRVLAKSAKAVAGETLAVDVPDDPDPLEVRAERVDALSILYEDDDLVAVDKPTGVAAHPSPGWVGPTVVGALAALGYDITTSGAPERQGIVHRLDVGTTGVMVVAKTERAYTAMKDQFRERVPEKVYHAVVQGIPDPLSGTVDAPIGRHPGHHWKFAVLDDGRPSVTHYETLEVFGRGTLLEVHLETGRTHQIRVHTSALRHPCVGDLTYGADPRLAAELGLTRQWLHAHRLAFPHPVTGEPVTITSPYPDDLAHALAALRGDED from the coding sequence ATGGGCATGAGACCGGGACTCACCGAGCGGCTCCAGGTCGCCGAGGCCGAGGCGGGCCGACGGGTCGACGCGGTGCTCGCCGACGCGTTCGGCGTCTCCCGCTCGCTGCTGGCGGACTGGTTCTCCCGGGGCCTGGTGCGGGCCGAGTCGCGCTCCGGCCGCCGAGACCGCGTCCTGGCCAAGTCCGCGAAGGCCGTGGCGGGGGAGACCCTGGCCGTCGACGTCCCCGACGACCCCGACCCCCTGGAAGTGAGGGCAGAGCGCGTGGACGCGCTGAGCATCCTGTACGAGGACGATGACCTGGTGGCCGTGGACAAGCCCACCGGCGTGGCCGCGCACCCCTCGCCCGGCTGGGTCGGGCCCACCGTGGTGGGCGCCCTGGCCGCCCTCGGCTACGACATCACCACCTCGGGCGCCCCCGAGCGCCAGGGGATCGTGCACCGGCTCGACGTCGGCACCACCGGGGTCATGGTCGTGGCCAAGACCGAGCGCGCCTACACGGCCATGAAGGACCAGTTCCGCGAGCGCGTGCCGGAGAAGGTCTACCACGCCGTGGTCCAGGGCATCCCGGACCCGCTGAGCGGCACCGTGGACGCGCCCATCGGGCGGCATCCCGGCCACCACTGGAAGTTCGCGGTGCTCGACGACGGCCGGCCGTCCGTGACCCACTACGAGACGCTTGAGGTGTTCGGCCGGGGCACCCTGCTCGAGGTCCACCTGGAGACCGGGCGCACCCACCAGATCCGCGTGCACACCTCGGCGCTGCGCCACCCGTGCGTCGGCGACCTCACGTACGGGGCGGATCCGCGCCTGGCGGCCGAGCTCGGGCTGACGCGCCAGTGGCTGCACGCCCACCGGCTGGCGTTCCCGCACCCGGTCACGGGGGAGCCGGTGACGATCACCTCCCCGTATCCGGACGACCTCGCCCACGCCCTGGCGGCGCTGCGCGGCGACGAGGACTGA